The DNA sequence TCGGCCAGGTCGTCCGCGGAAAGCACCAGGTGGGCGGCGGGCAGGGCCTCGGTCAACCGATTGCGGGTACGGGCGCCGACGAGCGGGACGATGTCGCCGCCCTGGGCTGCCACCCACGCGATAGCCAGCTGAGCCACGGTGCAGCCCTTCGCCTCGGCCACCCGCCGCAGCGCCGCCACCAGAGCCAGGTTGTGTTCGACATTGTCACCCGAGAACCGTGGCATCCGGCTGCGGTGGTCACCCGGTCGCGCTCCGGTGTTCTGCCAGTGGCCCGAGATCAGGCCTCGGCTCAGGACACCGTACGCGGTCATCCCGACTCCCAGTTCCCGCAGCGTCGGCAGCACGTCGGCCTCCACCCCGCGCGAGATCAGCGAGTACTCGATCTGCAGGTCGGCGACCGGGTGCACGGCGTGCGCCCGGCGGATCGTCTCGGCACCCACCTCGGACAGTCCCACATGCCGCACGTACCCGGCTTCGATCATGTCCTTGATCGCGCCCACCGTATCCTCGATCGGCACGTCCGGGTCCAGTCGTGCCGGCCGGTAGATGTCGACGTAGTCGACACCCAGCCGGGTCAACGAGTGGATCAGGAAGTTCTTCACCGCCGCCGGCCGGCTGTCCTGCCCGAGGAAACCGCCGCCCGGCGCGAGCAGCGCCCCGAACTTGAGGCTCAGCACGTAACTGTCCCTCGGCCGACCGCGTAGCGCCTCAGCCAGCAGCATCTCGTTGTGCCCGGTGCCGTAGTGGTCGCCGGTGTCGATCAGCGTGAGCCCCGCGTCCAGCGCCGCATGTACCGTCGCGACGCTCTCGGCGCGGTCGGAGACGCCGTACACGCCGCTGGTCAACCCCATCGCACCCAGACCCAGTGCACCGACGGCCGGACCAGTCGTTCCCAAGGTTCGTTTCTGCATGTGCCCACCTTGCTTCCACGAGCGGACGGCCGGTAGCGGAGCGTTCATCGTGGGAGCGCCGCTCCCTGTCTCGACCCTCGCGCGCGGGGCAGCCGCCGAGGAGTATGGGGACCATGCAGCGTGAGCAGCTCGCCGACTTCCTGCGCCGCCGCCGCGAGGCAATCCGCCCCGCCGAGGTGGGCATCGCCGTCGGCCCGCGCCGCCGCATCGCGGGCCTGCGGCGCGAGGAGGTCGCGATGCTGGCCGGCATGTCGGTGGACTACGTCGTACGCCTCGAGCAGGGCCGCAGCAGCCAGCCCTCCACCCAACTGCTCGGTGCCTTGGCCCGCGCCCTGCGCCTGTCCGAGGACGAACGCGACCACCTGTTCCACCTGGCCGGCCACCAGCCCCCGCCCGCCGACGGCGTGGCCCGCCTCGCCCGCGCCGGCCTGGTCCGCATGCTGGACCTGCTGGGTGACACGGCGGCGATGGTCGTGTCCGACCTGGGGGAGGTGCTGGCGCAGAACGCGACCGCCAAGCTGCTGACCGGCGACCACACCGGGTTCACCGGTGATCGGCGGTATCTCGCCTATCGCTGGTTCGCCGAGCCCGACTCCCGCCCGGTCCACCCGCCCGTGGAGCAGG is a window from the Solwaraspora sp. WMMD792 genome containing:
- a CDS encoding aldo/keto reductase; the encoded protein is MQKRTLGTTGPAVGALGLGAMGLTSGVYGVSDRAESVATVHAALDAGLTLIDTGDHYGTGHNEMLLAEALRGRPRDSYVLSLKFGALLAPGGGFLGQDSRPAAVKNFLIHSLTRLGVDYVDIYRPARLDPDVPIEDTVGAIKDMIEAGYVRHVGLSEVGAETIRRAHAVHPVADLQIEYSLISRGVEADVLPTLRELGVGMTAYGVLSRGLISGHWQNTGARPGDHRSRMPRFSGDNVEHNLALVAALRRVAEAKGCTVAQLAIAWVAAQGGDIVPLVGARTRNRLTEALPAAHLVLSADDLAEIEKAVPAGSARGDRYPAAMMANLGTGN
- a CDS encoding helix-turn-helix transcriptional regulator, whose product is MQREQLADFLRRRREAIRPAEVGIAVGPRRRIAGLRREEVAMLAGMSVDYVVRLEQGRSSQPSTQLLGALARALRLSEDERDHLFHLAGHQPPPADGVARLARAGLVRMLDLLGDTAAMVVSDLGEVLAQNATAKLLTGDHTGFTGDRRYLAYRWFAEPDSRPVHPPVEQERHSRQLVADLRAVAGRRCDDPTVTGLIARLQVASSEFRRLWAEHEVGARRADRKTFVHPRVGPIVLDCETLVTPDLGQELVVLTPADTESRERLDLLRVLGVEEFPVS